Sequence from the Helianthus annuus cultivar XRQ/B chromosome 13, HanXRQr2.0-SUNRISE, whole genome shotgun sequence genome:
tttttatcacctatGAATGTCAGACTTCCTTCTTTATTTGACCCGTCCAACTTTGAAATGGTTGAACGCAATTACCAAAATTTATATTTGCGAAGATTCTTatcatcttttagtcatgacttatattccgagtcttttgactttctatttcgcgttcctgtttctcagtctacgcatgtgtttaaatccttacccacCAACTGGGTGTTTTACTGAAGTCGTTATTGCAACCCTTACGGTATGTATTATGACTTCGTTTTACTTTTATATTCCTACTTCGTTCTCAAATTTGGTGTTTTACAAAATCGACCTGTTAAGAGTCTTATTtgtattcttcgggttcgagtgtaagtatcactccctcccaatatttgtctaaatcgttttatatgcttgatgttttctgtgttcgagtgtaagtacactccctcccaatagcttgatgttttctgggttcgagtgtaagtacactccctcccaatagcttgatgttttctgggttcgagtgtaagtacactccctcccaatagcttgatgttttctgggttcgagtgtaagtacactccctcccaatagcttgatgttttctgggttcgagtgtaagtacactccctcccaatacttgtctaaatcattttacatgcttgatgtcccttcactcgggctcattatcctaatgtaatacgctcccgtcacttggttgtgcgtttacattattatcaaatattttgtttatctgattcatttgggcactttttaattagtcccattcaccctgcccttactacatcggatgtaaacgtgtccgccataagaagttcatggtaacatatgccgctacttacttggccagagtaagcgtttaacacatgacacgcatgacctttttacagttttcacatcacgccctatgtaagtaatacctctatctgtttttcttggaaacaatatcccggataggttttctattcaggtctttccaagtttttaattttacatatgcaacttttAAGTTCCTACTtattgttgcatattactatttatgctattatttaaaatgtgcacctggtactGTTTTCCCCGACGGGCGTTCTTTGCCATTAACTTTGTTCGCGGtcattacgcgatttagtcctcggtgagtatgctcctcttgtcatacttcggaccgttccatcatcatatccataattcgtttgactctcgtcgtcttcaaacgcgagtgtccttcaattaaaacatttacaaaagttagtaacgtcaacctcaataatcgcccgtattatgatacaaggctttttctactatacgcgtcaacgcgcgtattttcgtcaactatttcaatcattttaattggggtaacgcgtatcacacgatagccctatgtgttgtttacaacactttagcatacTAACTATTCACGtacttgtacttaccggatttgcgatcaagcctcgaaccgaacactattctttgtcaagagcataaggtttaagtccaagcatggttcctccccaccatactcgaatctcttaaaccaaggctctgataccaacttgtaacgccctagttactaattaacgattttgtatgtaattaccaACAATTAGTGTGTAACTAAGATAACACTTATTACAAAAAttcgggtttattaaaacttttatgaatcataagttattctacataacgggatcgaattcgttgtttaaaaatTGCAACGTagcaaagtgcggaagcgtgtatcattatcgtgttcggttcttcgctgagcttgatcgtcttccggcatccaaggtgtacctacatttcatacacatgaaatgctttagtcatacggggatTAAATCATGTCCGAACGATGTCCGGGAAACATTTGATTTTCtaatgaaaaacaaaatatatataaaaatatatctccaccgtaaattacggtgggaccgtaatttacggtggcacctggGTTCAAGCTTTTCTACCGTAAAACAGTAGACCTTCACCATAAACaaatcatctccaccgtaaattacggtgggaccgtaatttacggtggacactgggttcagcctttccattttgccgtaatttgacacgaaatctttcgtatctttcaaaccgcttatccgtttgacctaccgtttcttcctacatgtttgtaatttaattctccattatatggagttaagatctgacatccggattaaataaaattgagacttttaagccttcggcttattatcttttcaacaattttcgacccgactatgtgattatcaaacaaacatgtttgtttgactACCATTCATCATAAACCCTTAATTTCTAATATTGTCAATCATATTAAGTACTGGACACGGGTTTCTACGCAATTATTTACCCGTTTTtgtttaaaatcttattttgacccgtcAAGGGTATTTACGACCATTTTAGCACGAACGGTGCTCATTTTCTCATGTACTTCATAGTTCCACCAATTTGTTATTAGctagtcttccaccacaactatgaatGTGGTGGATTTAACGAAATGGACTATTTATTCCGAGTTAAATCCTACGGATGTGTTATTTTTGCGGCAACACACAatttaagcatttaactcttGAAAGTTTATGTCTACAACTTTCATGCGCGTCTAAAGGTTACAAGATCGTAAGataagttcctaaacaacctttATAAGTTGTTCGCTCAATTTACccttcaagggcattttagtcgacATTAGCCCCTCATTTACTACGAGGGGCTTTCACTACCTATATGACCAAGTTTGTATGTTAACTTTAATCGTATGCATACGTACCTGGCTAGGGTCAACATATAGACCCAATTTATACCTTGCTTTTATCATCATACTTAGTGTGGGCGAAATTAACTGAATCGCTAATCGCTCCTGTTAACACAAGACTTGACAAtcgcattagtcgatattgtcaaatagtgttatcaccaccatttgacccgttcggcctatatgcccaacgttgcctattaaatcaaaaacatggtttttgacttCTAATCCATACATCCATCCCGTCCCGGATTTCATTACCGAATCCCCTTTTTGCCAtaaacatggtttttatcatcTTTATATGTTCCGACTCGTATCAATCACGTTGGAAATCCATATTTTCAATATTAGCATTATTGCATCTATAACGTATAGAATGAATAAGTAATCTACACAAttatgtaagtttcacttaccttgcatccgagctacgcttttcttccatgcttgacttgtttgacccgctttcactccaagcttccacctagcttgttacgcgtcaaactatcatcatcgttttcaaggtggttagtttaatcatattctaatacgattattccaccttatgtATTTCATATCAAAATCGCTATTTATCgtattataggtcagtttgacctttttaatagtcaatgcccattagtatactaaTTTGCATTTTCGAGTTATCACTAGTTTTAGCACTCTTTAACTACtcggtaggcgttatctttagacctccgttttaaccaaagttctaatTGCGTTTAACACATTTAGAACTCTCTCTTTAATCACTTTTTGCATAATAGTCGAAACATCACAActaggtgttttaactacaaaattctagtttcgagccttctttgaggcatttcaacaaacaccttaagggcagaattttacatgtttatttatcatgtctctagcttatctcttaccccaaatttcacataaatcaaccatcTTACAAAGTGTTAACTTCCATaatttctgaaatcacttcaaaTTGTCACATTATACTAGATCAACactctatttcctagtgttcatcaaatttcacataaaccatcaatcacctacaatggtgttcataGGTTTCACTACAATTTCACATGATtttcaacttgtatttgtctagggtttctcCATAGACACTATAGTTGTTTCTAGATCATCATATGACATACATGCAACTATAATTTCAGattttcccaatttcatgagaatttcaagttgagagtttttatgaaatttcacataccttgtgatcctcttgtgatgaggatcagtaATCTATGCTCCATTTTCGATTTGAACTTGGTTTGATCCTTCAATTTTGTTGATTtgttgaagttagggtttgagctccCATGGAGCTTTCCTCTGGTCGCATACGTATGTGTGTGTATTgagttctatttttttttaagtgttttaataaaacaCTATTCTAATTGCCcatgtttagtccctcaagtttaaaGATTCATATATGAAACCATAACTCAtagtttattatttaattaccctttactaactaggttaattttaCCTAGTTAACTTGATGGGTTCCGGGAATTATAATCCGTAGTGTTTTAaatcccgttaactcgggctcttataaactcaattccttaaaactttgtttcgcttgtatttaatattaggatttcttattaaatcccaaatatttaccgggttatttttTACTACTAGCgatactttacccgtcttttagtattaacgtgggttaattaccaaacccgttttcggggtgttacaaaaccCCCTTGTGTTTGATTCAATAACAACAGACCACTTACAACCACTATCTGTTATTAGATCTACACATCCTACAGGATAATTAGCAACATCTATCAATGAATTATACCGCTTAGGCAATTCCTGAAAACAAAAATAACAATATAGTTATAACAGAAGGTAAACAATATAAACATTGAAACAAATTAAAATTTATAACATCTAACAAAATAAAATTGGCAAATAAAGCAGAGTTCCTAACCAACTCAGATTTATACGGATCCGTCATATGAACCAGAAACCCAACTTCCATATCTGCAAAGAAAATAAGAATACACACAAAAAAACTGAAATTAGAACAATGTTATATTCAAAAAAGCAGAACAAAAAGTCTGTTTTATTAAATTTTCTAACTCTGTAACAACATGGTAACATAAATCTGTCTACATAATCAAAAATAGCGATTAGGGTTTATGATGGAATGAATGAACTGGAAAACTAACAAAAGAGGATTAACCTGACACAAATAGAAATCCATTACGGTGTATAAGAACATCAATAAACAGACAAATTACAACAATCAACTGGTTAAAATCTCATATCAAAAAGAATTAGCGGATCCGTCAAAATCAACAACAACATACAAATCATACAACAAAATTGGGGTTttctaataaaaactaaaaaatcacATACAGAGGTGGAATCCAACTTACCGATCCTTGTATTTCGAAGTCTGATGATGAACATAAAACAGAGCACGCTTCTTCAGTGATCGTTTGAAACATCCGATTAAAAGAAAGAATTGGTATATAGGCGATAGAATTGAAAACGGTTCCATAATTTCCAAAAAAACCTTCCGATTATTGAATAAGTTTTCAACCTTCCATATATAATCTAAAGAAAGcgcttagaccatgtgtagtggtgaagaattataatgcccccaccatggggcattatccgacacgtgtcatcccagtcagcatggggcattatagcaaaagtggtgtagtgggcataatgcctaataatgccccttccaattatTAAAAAGGATTAAAAAAAACTTATTCAAAAAGCTGAATAGTCAAACACTCATCTCTCTTCCCATTGGTCAACACTCACCCAACTTGGTTGCTTGGAGCGTTTTAAAGAAAACGCCTgaacaaattttttttcaaaatttttacaaagtaacgccccatgtaatggtggGGAAGGCGTTATTGggcgttttttttgaaatttttttaaagaaaacgccccactacacatggtcttaaagAATTGAAGGAAATTGAAGGAAAATAGAGAGAAGAGAAGAATGCCGCCTAAAATCCAAATTCTCTGGCCAAAGAGAATAGCCACATCAAAGTCAAATAGTCAATactattttgctttagtataagagATAGATATATATAAAGGAATTTGTGTCCAAAAGCAATTGTATTAAAATATCATTATCTCATGCATTATAGTATAGATACAAAGGAATTTATGTCCAAAAGGAAGTTATGATGGAATGAATGAATTGTTACGCCATATTTTTTGGTGTATAAAGGAATTTGTGTTCGAAAGTAAGGAATTTATGCTACGCCATACCTTTTGGTATATAAAGGAATTTTTCTTCGAAAGCAATTCGTCATAACGTTAGTCTCATTATGCCGTATTTAATGGGTATATAAAGGAATTTGTGACCGAAAGCGATTTGTCATGTCCCATGCGATTTTCGTAAGATAATGGGGTGTGGTAGCGCCTCGGGGCGCTGTGCTTGTTGATGTTGTTGCTTGATTGGTGGGGAAGGAGAGGGGGTGAAGGAGAACCATACCTCTTTGATGGGAAAGGAGAAGAAGGAGGTGGTGAGATGGAGGTGATGTAAATATTGAGGAAAACATGACGACACCCCACAGTCTAACATTAGTTCTTAGGTTGGACGGTATGGGGTTAGTCCCCGGTTCGTTCTGGTCCGGCGCTGGGCCAAACACCGCGCCGCCCCCTCCCGGCTTCGTCCTCGCCGTCCTTTTCCAGACGTTGGTGCCGGTCCACAAAAGGACAAAAATCATCCCTCCCCCTCTCTCACACATctatacatacaatatatacatatattttttagGTCCATCCCCCCATTTCCATACCTCCATACTCTTTGCCCCATCCTCATACCCATCCTACGTGGCGCTTACGTGACGGACCATCTCCATCACCATACCACATAGCCTTAGTTCTAGTAACTGTCTAACATTAGTTCTTAGTTCTATTACACCGCATCGTTGCACCTAATTTTATCATACTGCAACTCCGTAAAATTCAAaagttataaatttaaaaataaaaattttattaCAGTGCAGCTCTAGAGAAATCAAAAGATATATATCTTTTAAATAAATGTCTTGTTGTAGCTCAAATGTTTTTAACCCAATTAAGTGTGtgtgttttcttttcttttaatcAATTCGTGTATACACATCAATCACATATGAATACCTCTACTTCTATCCACGTAGAAAGCTGGCAGGAAAACAATATTTATGTGATGAATACGATCGACGGTTCATATTAATCCATGATGCGACAATGTTGTTTTCTTTTGCATTCGGGGTCCGCTAGAGCAATAGCACTTCATTTATGGTTTTTTGTATGCATCTCATAGCATATGCACATGCATGTTATATATTTTAAAAGGGTAAAACAGTCCTTGTAATTTATTTACACTAATCATTCAATACACATGTAGCCAATTAGCCATTCAAGGGGTCTCTATAATCTAGTTATTTTGTTGactttttcccaaaaaaaaagttaattttgACAAAGACATGGATGTTATTATCAATAATAAACAAAACCTGGAAATAACATATAAACTAAACCCTATACATGAAAACCTTAAATACCATTTGAATCCTATAAAACAACCAAAAAACACCTGTGATCGTGTGCTGCACTTATGATTCTTACCAAAGTACCATTGACTGTACATATGGTCAAATTTGTTTTTACCAGAACTTCAGTTTTCACCTGTGATCCTCCACACACACATCATCAGAATCTCAAAACCCTGTTAGAGGATTTATAATTGGCCGAAAACGAAACACTGGGAGAAATATTCAACTGATTCGGTATATCAGTTAACACGTTCGCGTTTCCTTGACCCGTTCGAGGAGAAGCTTGAGTCGTTAAACCCGAATTGTGGCCTGAAATAGATAACACAATGCAAACATGATTCCTTTTGTCACTTAGGTTCAAAGTTTATTATAACTAAAGAGGCCAAAACGAGAAAACGTATTGTTAAAGATTTTGGTGTGGCCCGATAGAAACTATTCAGGACGGGTCATTTTGGTTGTATGCGCACTCGAGTGTCACATGTAATATCAAGCCAAAATGTGAATACCCTATATATAAATTCAAAAAACCCATTTTCAATGTAGGGCAGGAATCATTCATTCAAATGGTTAAAGATTTCTGGGCTCTTGAGTTGTCACATGCAATGTTATGCCAAATTTTGAATCCTCTATAATTGAATAAGCCCATTTTCATGTAGGGTATCCCTTAAGATAACCAACTGCATCAAGTCAAAAATAcagaaaaaataaaacattatcttCCAAATTCTGTTACATGTCTGGTTCCCATCTTATCTTTCACATATTATATTTTCTTTATACCAGTAACTATATGTATCTCAGATgttaaaataaagagtaaaatgGCATTTTTGTCCTTGAGGTTTTACCagtttgcgactttcgtccaaaggtttgtttttccgcatttagatccaaaaggtttgaaatcctttcattttcatccggctcgttaactccgttaagtcaggggtatttctgtcttttttgttaacttaaaggcaATTTAGGCTTTTCCATGGGTATTCGGTATTTTTACATAAAGTGacaaagaccaaattgccctttaagttaactaaaaaaagatggaaatacccctgacttaatggagaaaatTTGATGGAGTTAACCagccggatgaaaatggtaagatttcaaaccttttggatccagttGCGGAAAagcaaacctttggatgaaagtcacaaaactggtcaaacctcagggatgaaaatgacattttacgCTAAATTAAAACAATTTTTTGAACTTGAACAAATAGTAAGTAATTAACTACCTTGGAAAAGGATCACCACGAAGAAGATGATGGTAAAAAACATGGCAAAAAGACTGCCATGTGACGACGATGACGAAGATGATGAATTCTTTGAATTTTTCTTTTGCTTGAGTGCCTTCATGCGCTCGATTCTGGCCCGTTTGATCATGGCAAGTTCAGCAAGCTCTTTGATGAGCTTTTGATCATAAGCATCCAACGAAAGAGGTCGAGGAGGTCTAGGCGGTTTTTTCGCACTCGGAGCCTTTTTACACTTTACATTACTCTCTAACGAACCCTCGTTGACATTTACATTATCTAATTTAACTAAACTATCATCGTCTACACTCATTAATCCGTCACATAACCTTAAAAAGGCTGTTTTTGCAAGTTTTTTATCGAAATCAGGATCCGGACTTCTCTCTGCATTGCTATGAACTATAGCGGTACCGCTCTCGAGATCAACATCAAAACCATTTCCCTGTTCTTTCGAATCCGAATGATCCATTCAAACTTCAATCCTAACAACTCGTTTCAACTTTCAGCCAACAGTTCATAAAATTCTAAATGTTGACCGAACTATACACGAATCTATGCTTCTGAATCTCCAAAGCTGTCAATGGAGACAGGATCCTGAATGCAAAATGTAAGAAAACAATCAGGATATCACCTCATATGAATTGATATTCATTTATAGATCAAAAAACGAAAACCTTCATCTGTACTCAATACAAAAACTGTGTTCTACAAATGTTTATGAACGTAACCACAAAGCAAAGAAGTTGACATTAATATTTAacacacaaaaaatatatatatatatatataatataataaatcgTGTATCTAAATTTAGTAAATCGTGTATCTAAACCTTTACAATCTATGAATTATGTCAAATTAACTAACACAAATAATGTTAAATTAACTAACAAAATCTATAATTTAATTAATCATGTATCTAAACTTTCACAAATCTATGAATTATGCCAAATTAACTAACACAAATTATGTCAAATTAACTAACATAATCTATAATTCAATTAATCATGTATCTAAACTTTCACAATCTATAAATCATATCAAATTAACTAACAAAAATTATTCAACAATTTAAAACAATTACTTTTCTCCAGTCAAATCGTGTAATTAGCCAAACTTCCGGTCAAAAACCAGCAATCAAACGGAAAACCTAACAAATAAACTGAACAAAACAGTAAACCTAAACGATATAATCCAGTATAAACACGTGAATATCAATTTATCATCAATTCATCCAGCAATTACACCTTTAAACCACAAGTTAAGCAACGAATGTCAAACAACAAGTGAACACAAAGTAAAGTACGAAATTAGAATCAAAATTGAGTGCGATTGAAGTCAAATTCACAGAAAATGTAAAGCGTAAAGCAATTAAACTCAATCACTCATGAATTTGAACAATTAATGAAGAACTGATGAAATTGATGATTTGAAATTACCTGCTATGATATGAACATGAAGAAACCCTAGATCCAACAATAGTAATAATAATGAGAGTGATCTATTTAttatttgtgaacaaaatgaatgATGAATGAAGAAATTGAGAGTGAACGCGTCTGCGTGTTATCGTGGGTTCACGACACGAGGGTTTTTTAAGGATTTATGTAGTGATCgaattgtttattttatttattttattatatatatatattttttttattttttataaaaaaatgaattgTTTTGTAATGTGATGTCATGAAGAGTTGAAGACATGAACACGTGTTAAATGTTTGTGAAATGTATGCATTGGCCGAACACTAAGTTGATAACTACAACATTTTACTTCAAATATTTAAATTTTAGagttaaatattattttagtttCTCTatgttaagctattttaacggtttagtttaaaggttttattttttttctatgtgtttaaaaaggttttaccattgtcattttagtccattgtattaacttcattcatttttctGTTAACCAAAAgggtaattcggtcattttatatgtaattctgttaattagaaagggaattcgaccatataaaatgaccgaatcaCCCTTCTCCTTAACAGAAATAATAGATGATattaacccaatggactaaaatgacaacagtGAAACCTATTTGGACTCACAGataaaaaatgaaacattttgactaaactggtaaaatggTCAAACCATAaaaactaaaatgacatttagcTCTAAATTTTATATAGATAAAGGTAATGGTTTTCAATATTAACTCAAATACTTTTTTCAACATTTTACGAGAAATCTTGTTTGAAGAATTAACATGTGTTTATACCATTTGTTTTTAATATATTTGTTCCCTAGCCCCGGAGGTTATAGAATTCGTAAACAGAGTCCAGCGGGTCGTGAATAGTAATTTATCAACCCCTAATAGTCGATCCGtctttagtagaattggttttgcGATTCAAAATAGGGCTGCAGCACAACTTGTTGCCCGTTGACCTGTCATTTATTTGTAATTTGGTGTTTTGGCATTTTAATGAAAAATATTTTGTGATCGTTgtattttaaaagaaaaattaattgtATAAATTATATGGGTTAAAATTTAAAAAGGATGTGAATCCAACAATTTGATATTTAAGATTTTATGTTTTTGATATTAAGATTTTTTATGAATATGATGATATTTTTGGAAGCATAGAATGTGTTAATGCGGAGATTTTCTAGGGTCTACCAGAAGATTTGAGAATTATTTGGATCCAACCCGCGTCGGTGGGAAGCATGTTTGGGCTACCATTAGATTATGGGTCCATTTAATAAGCATGATGTATGATTGAGTTTGAGTGCACAAACTATTAATACCACCCATTTACTTCATACCATAAACATGTAGTATAAGGTATTGTTGTTTGTCGGTGCACGCTAATATAACATAACCTACATTTAACTACCTTATTGTATTCAAAGTAGATAGTATTATATGCAAAATACTATGTTCAGATTTCACATTCAGATTTTATATTGCATAATTTAGAATATCATAATTAAGAATATTAAGTTTAGAATTATAAGTTCGGAGCTACATAATAAACGAATTTAAATCTCCTACTACAGAGTAAAGAATATTCATAGATATACACGTTGTTAGGAATCTGTACCTTAATAGCAAATCGAGATATCTATAGTATTAGAGGACCCtataagattaaatatattatgtttaatatttaatctagtagccatcatAATCATCTACATAATATAGATTAAAATATATAACAGCCTATTaattaattagttggta
This genomic interval carries:
- the LOC110897942 gene encoding uncharacterized protein LOC110897942 yields the protein MDHSDSKEQGNGFDVDLESGTAIVHSNAERSPDPDFDKKLAKTAFLRLCDGLMSVDDDSLVKLDNVNVNEGSLESNVKCKKAPSAKKPPRPPRPLSLDAYDQKLIKELAELAMIKRARIERMKALKQKKNSKNSSSSSSSSHGSLFAMFFTIIFFVVILFQGHNSGLTTQASPRTGQGNANVLTDIPNQLNISPSVSFSANYKSSNRVLRF